A region of the Candidatus Poribacteria bacterium genome:
CGCCGTATACTTTTGAACAGATAAAAATGGCAAGTCCTTCCAGAAATCCACCAAAAATTGTTTCTTCTTGCGAAGATAGACGAGCATCTAAGATGGTCTTCACAAAATCTTGTGCCGTATTGATGTTTTTAGCTTTGAATAGATAAGGATTCTTCTGTTTAACGACATCCAACATCTTCAATTTTTGGAGATTATCCAACCGTCTCTGATGGAAGTCTTGAATGTTCGTCTCAACATAATCAGTGATCTCTTGTTGTGTAATGGGTTTCATCTTGAGTCTCTTCAAATAATAAATATTGTGTCGGCTTGGTATTCTCTTGTGCCAATTGATAATACTGGGGTAAAATTTCAATACCAGCAGAATTCCTAAATAACGTTTGAGCGATCTGACACGTCGTACCGGCACCCGCAAACGGATCAAGCACCCAATCATTTTCTTTCGTAAACAGTTTGATAAACCATTCGGGTA
Encoded here:
- a CDS encoding cytosolic protein, which translates into the protein MKPITQQEITDYVETNIQDFHQRRLDNLQKLKMLDVVKQKNPYLFKAKNINTAQDFVKTILDARLSSQEETIFGGFLEGLAIFICSKVYG